One window of Vitis riparia cultivar Riparia Gloire de Montpellier isolate 1030 chromosome 5, EGFV_Vit.rip_1.0, whole genome shotgun sequence genomic DNA carries:
- the LOC117914777 gene encoding putative disease resistance RPP13-like protein 2, giving the protein MAVAASILSRVTEKLSLLVVREPAVLIGVAEPIEWIEWQLRTWAPDHLCYFTEKLVDIAYDVEDLIDDLIFKVAVQGRRRGVLEQLVLFIRNLIDQHIIHKKLEGIKVRISSLQRTSVLQGAISIEEIDWLISTHHQNMANTVASPVIEKITALLAQEALYSEVKKRARRIQDEFRFLDGFLKNLESKELDDKGMVWMEELCQVSCSAVDVIGLFINRREQLGRSWIGPLRRVVLAFDSLRSQHKLGMEMDKIKAKLLDISTWRPRDVSKQRQWRVPESTFRVLQQPSQEADIISFDDDVHAMMTRLLSDDKDFCAISIVGIEGIGKTTLAKLVYDHDAIVNHFPFRVWASASDGPFSSDPLTNIMTELMSQLMGYNQRAPVSWWSEMRQVLKAFLADKRFLIVVDDFIQDHILEEFVTAFLNTSRGSRMILTTQGTTPSYTKARSPPSYLKTMSVHHGLRLRGDDESWALFTHVMKVNIPPELLELRREIVIRCGGLPLAIVRLADVLSQKDANIDEWSSVLQQLDQDQEQVWSKALSKISEDLPLYKQRCLFYFGLFPKDYEIPVRRLIMLWVAEGLVQPEVENEDPEDVAGRCLIELIAEDVVQVTKKKLDGNVKTCRLPYALRQHWLSKAQQATFVQVYAKTRSELSISTGLVRRLVDHLDKEDFSFDHIPGDYNRISTSLRPHYQDVVSFISFDTQEGNKPGEDVGKFLHGCISSSCFLLLRVLDLEHVFRPKLPEALGKLTRLRYLGLRWTFLEMLPSSICKLQNLQTLDLKHTYISTLPSSIWKMQHLRHLLLSESYRSRFMLQPRVCSLIALQTLWGLFVDEKTPVKGGLDRLVNVRKLGLACRLMPSQQQTMLSQLEAVAKWVLKLKHLHTLRLKSGDEENQPWDLDLKPLSGHVNLSSIYLLGRLKNPSIVSEFPRSLSDLTLSGSGLMEDPMLKLDKLPNLKILRLLAKSYTGKLMLCPSGGFPQLRVLKIWKLEQLEEWNVEEGALQALRDLEIRTCIRLKMLPKELLHRSLLELKLTDMPSQFTA; this is encoded by the coding sequence ATGGCAGTGGCAGCAAGCATTCTGTCCAGGGTGACAGAGAAGCTCTCTCTTCTGGTCGTTCGAGAACCAGCAGTATTGATTGGAGTAGCAGAACCGATTGAATGGATTGAGTGGCAATTGAGGACTTGGGCTCCTGATCATTTATGCTACTTCACAGAGAAATTAGTGGACATTGCTTATGATGTTGAGGATCTCATAGACGACCTTATATTCAAAGTAGCAGTACAGGGAAGGAGAAGAGGAGTTCTTGAGCAGTTGGTTTTATTCATCAGAAATTTGATTGATCAACATATAATTCACAAGAAGTTGGAAGGGATCAAGGTTAGGATCTCCAGTCTCCAAAGAACAAGTGTTTTGCAAGGTGCTATATCCATTGAAGAAATAGACTGGTTGATATCAACACACCATCAGAACATGGCCAACACAGTTGCTTCCCCTGTTATTGAGAAAATTACAGCCCTGCTAGCTCAGGAGGCACTTTATTCTGAAGTGAAAAAGAGGGCCAGACGGATACAAGATGAATTCAGGTTCCTGGATGGTTTTCTGAAAAACTTAGAATCAAAAGAATTAGATGATAAAGGAATGGTTTGGATGGAGGAACTCTGCCAAGTTTCCTGTTCTGCAGTGGATGTAATTGGGCTTTTCATCAACAGAAGAGAACAGCTTGGAAGGAGCTGGATTGGACCTTTGAGGAGAGTTGTTTTGGCTTTTGACAGTTTGAGATCCCAACATAAGCTTGGCATGGAGATGGACAAAATCAAAGCTAAACTCCTGGATATCTCTACATGGAGACCAAGAGATGTCTCTAAACAACGTCAATGGAGAGTTCCAGAGTCTACATTCAGAGTACTGCAACAGCCATCACAAGAGGCCGATATTATCAGCTTTGATGATGATGTACATGCAATGATGACACGGTTGCTTTCAGATGACAAAGATTTCTGTGCTATTTCAATTGTGGGCATTGAAGGCATTGGTAAGACCACTCTAGCAAAGTTGGTCTATGACCATGATGCTATTGTGAATCATTTCCCTTTTCGCGTTTGGGCATCTGCATCTGATGGTCCATTTTCATCTGATCCTTTGACAAACATAATGACAGAGTTGATGAGTCAATTGATGGGCTACAACCAAAGGGCGCCAGTAAGTTGGTGGAGCGAAATGAGACAGGTGCTCAAGGCTTTCCTGGCTGATAAGAGGTTTctcatagttgtggatgatTTCATCCAGGACCATATCTTGGAAGAATTTGTTACAGCATTCTTGAACACATCGAGAGGCAGCAGAATGATTTTGACCACCCAGGGAACAACACCTTCATATACAAAAGCAAGGAGTCCACCTTCATATCTTAAGACTATGAGTGTTCATCATGGATTGCGGTTACGAGGAGATGATGAGAGCTGGGCATTGTTTACCCATGTGATGAAGGTAAACATACCACCAGAACTGCTAGAACTGAGAAGGGAAATTGTGATAAGATGTGGGGGCTTGCCATTGGCGATTGTAAGATTGGCAGATGTTCTGTCACAGAAGGATGCAAACATTGATGAGTGGTCCAGTGTGCTTCAGCAACTCGACCAAGACCAAGAACAAGTTTGGTCCAAGGCCTTATCTAAAATCAGTGAGGATTTGCCCTTGTACAAGCAGCGTTGTCTCTTTTATTTTGGATTGTTTCCTAAAGATTATGAGATCCCGGTAAGAAGGTTGATCATGTTATGGGTTGCAGAGGGCTTGGTGCAGCCAGAGGTTGAGAATGAAGATCCAGAAGATGTTGCAGGGAGGTGTTTGATAGAGTTGATAGCTGAGGACGTGGTTCAAGTGACAAAGAAGAAGCTTGATGGGAATGTGAAAACATGTCGTCTGCCCTATGCCCTACGGCAACACTGGTTATCAAAAGCTCAGCAGGCCACATTTGTTCAGGTTTATGCCAAGACAAGATCGGAGTTGTCCATAAGCACTGGTTTAGTCCGCCGCCTTGTTGATCATCTTGACAAAGAAGATTTCAGCTTTGATCACATCCCTGGTGACTACAACAGAATTTCCACATCTTTGAGACCTCATTATCAAGATGTCGTATCCTTTATATCATTTGATACTCAAGAAGGAAACAAACCAGGAGAAGATGTAGGAAAATTTCTTCATGGATGCATTTCTAGCAGTTGCTTTCTACTACTACGGGTGCTTGATCTTGAACATGTATTTAGACCTAAGTTGCCTGAAGCACTTGGCAAGCTAACTCGACTGAGGTACCTTGGCTTGAGGTGGACGTTTTTGGAGATGCTTCCGTCATCCATATGCAAGTTGCAGAATCTTCAAACATTGGATTTGAAGCATACTTACATCAGCACTCTTCCTAGTTCAATTTGGAAGATGCAGCATCTAAGACATTTGCTCTTAAGTGAGAGTTACCGGAGCAGATTTATGCTTCAACCAAGAGTTTGTTCTCTAATAGCTCTTCAAACCTTGTGGGGTCTGTTTGTAGATGAGAAGACTCCGGTGAAGGGTGGCCTGGACAGGTTGGTGAATGTTAGAAAATTGGGACTAGCATGCCGGTTAATGCCATCCCAACAGCAGACAATGTTATCACAACTGGAGGCAGTGGCTAAATGGGTTCTAAAATTGAAACATCTTCATACTTTAAGGCTGAAATCGGGTGATGAAGAGAATCAACCTTGGGATCTAGACTTGAAGCCTTTATCTGGCCATGTCAATCTCTCTAGTATCTACTTGTTGGGAAGGTTAAAGAACCCATCTATTGTATCTGAGTTCCCACGGAGTCTCTCTGACCTTACCCTATCAGGGTCAGGACTAATGGAAGATCCAATGCTAAAATTGGATAAGCTTCCCAACCTAAAAATTCTTAGGTTGTTGGCCAAATCCTATACAGGAAAGCTCATGCTCTGCCCCTCAGGAGGCTTTCCACAGCTTCGAGTTCTTAAAATATGGAAGCTAGAGCAACTGGAGGAATGGAATGTTGAGGAAGGAGCACTGCAGGCTCTGAGAGATTTAGAGATAAGGACCTGTATAAGGTTGAAGATGCTTCCCAAAGAATTGCTACATAGGAGCTTGTTGGAATTGAAGTTGACAGACATGCCTAGTCAGTTCACTGCATAG